The Sphingobacteriales bacterium genomic sequence CGGGGATAAATAAAAAAAGCCCGACAGCTTATTTGATAGCTGTGGGCTGTTTACTGAAAAATCTCTTTCAGTCTAATGATCCTGACAGCCTGATTTTGATTTCTGGCAGCCCGGAGCCTGAGGACAGTTGGTACCGGAAGATGTATAAGGTGTTACCTTATATCCAAGTTTCTCTATGGCTTTACCTAATTTGTCGGCATCTGTTTTGGCAGGGTCATATTTGACTGTAACCTTTTTCAAATCGAGATTAATGTCAAATGACTTCACGCCTTTTTCATAAGCCAGCATCTTTCCGATAGTGTTTTTACACGATTCGCAATGCATGTTGACAGAATAGGAAACTGTTTTCAGGTTATCCTGCTTCTCAGGTGTTTTTTTACTGTCCTGAGCATTTGTCATCAAAACCGGTGCGACAAACAAAAGTGTCATTAAAATAGAGCTGATTATCTTTTTCATGAGAATGAATTATTTAAAAGTTAAACGTAAACCTGCATAAATTCTTCGGCCTAAAACAGGGCCCCAAACCCGGCTGGCATCAAACTCATTTTGAAACGGGTTTTCATAGCCGAGGATTAATTTGTCCTGAACAAAATCCGTCAGGTTTTCTCCGCCAAGATACAGTTCAAAATTTTTAAAGTTTTTGCTGACCTGCGCATTGACAATAAAAAACCCGGGACTATATTCCTGCACAACCTGATCATTTTCAATCAATTGAGGGAGACGGCTTTTCCCATTGTACTGAACCGTAAAGTCAAATTTCCATTTGTCCCATGGGGTGGAATAAGCAAGGTTGAGAATCCCTTTGCTTTTCTTCGACATCAGTTTCTCCTTCAGAATGCCAAAATAGGTGGTTTTAACATCATTCAGCCGGTAAGCCAGAAGGACATGGAAACGTTCGAAAGGTTCAAAGGTAAGTTCAGCCTGGGCACTGTTGGAATAACTTTTACCGGCAAGGTTGTAAATATGAATCAGGTCGGAACATAAATCCATATCCACGATCACCTGGTTGATAAAATCGGTACGATAAAAATCGAGATTAAGATGGAATGGCCGTCCGGCAATTTTTTTCTCAGCCGACAAAAACGCACCATAATTCCATGCTTCTTCAAGGCCAGGTTCTTCTTCAAAAATGATGGTTTTCGAAGTTACCAGCAGCATGGTATTTTCGGCAATCACATTGGGGAAGCGATATCCTTTACCTGCCGATGCCCTGAGGGTAAAAACGTCATTAAATTTATAACGCAGATGCAGTCGGGGTGTCAGCAGATTGCCATATTTCAGGTGATAATCGTCTCTGAGACCGGCAATCAGAATTAGTTTGCCGAGCGAATTATAGGTATATTCGGTAAAAACCCCGGGAACAATTTCCTTCCTGCCAAGATCCTGCTGATTGAACATCATGTCGTAATCGTCATAAATAAATGAAGCCCCTGCAACAATGCCATGTCTGGTGTTAAACAGGTAGGTCTGATGTATCAGGTTAAAGTAAAATGAATTCTGAACAGCATTAAAATCATTCAGGCCAAAAAATGAATTTTGCTGATGATGGGAAACTGAAGCCAGCAGTGCTGTTGACGTAGATTCCTTGTATTTGGAAATAAATCCGCCTTTGTAAAAGCCTTCTAATCTTCTGGTATTGATTTCAAGGCCATAGGCATTGGTAGTGCCTTTATCGGTGGCTTTATTGAATACCAGTTGTCCGCCATTTTTTACTTCCTCGGTGAAATAAATGCCTGCCTGCCCTTCATAATTGGGAAGGGTCAGCTTCCAGCGGTTCAGCAACATGTACTGTCTGGAAAGCGGATAATCGAAAAAGCCGTCATTATTACGGTCAAGTGTGGTATTAAAATAGTTCCCATGTAAAAAGACCATGGTACTGAGTTTCTTATTCAGTTTATGGGCAGAATAGGCATTTGCCTCCAGCCGTCCCAGAGAGCTGCCAAACACATTAAGATAAAATCGTTCGCTGGTATCGGGTTTACGGTATTCGTAATTGATTTGCCCTGCGACAGATTCAAATCCATTTTTAACGGATGCAGTTCCTTTTGAAATCTGAATAGATTCAAGCCAAGGCCCAGGTACATACGACAAGCCGAAAATACTTCCCAATCCACGCAGGGAAGGAATATTTTCCATCTGCATCTGGGTGTAAACTCCTGTCAGGCCGAGCAATTCGATTTGTTTTGCACCGGTGAGGGCATCAGCAAATGAAACATCAACCGAAGCATTGGTCTCAAAACTTTCGGAAAGATTACAGCAGGCTGCCTTTTTAAGTTCAGACTGTGTGATAATCTGAGTGCTCTGAACAGAGGATTTTGAAAAATAGGAACTTCCTCTTTTCTCACTTATTTTAACTTCACCAAGCTCAATGGTTGATTCGAGTGTAACATTTACCAGCGTTTGTCCATCAGCAACCAAAACCGTGTCTGTTTTATATCCGATATAGCTGATAACCAGATGATTGCTTTCAGCTACACGGCTGAGTTTGAAGTTGCCGTTTTTATCACTGACAGTACCCTTGAGTACTTCAGCCCAATAGACATTGGCCCCTGATAAAACCTCAGTTTTACCATCAGAAGTTGAGCCTTTTATCTGGCCAAAAATATAGGTATTCTGTGCTGATAATTTTAATTGATTCATTATCAGCAATATAAGAATAATTGCTAGTTTATTTATTGTTTTCATATTTGTGCTTATTTAGAGGTTGTTAAAAAGATTTTAACTAAACAAGCACAATGGGAGGAGCTCTCAGCCGCAGGTTCCGGTAATATTCCTGCTGAAATATTTTATCCTGAAAAGATGTGATGAATTGACCAAATATCCATGCGGTACTTTCATCAACATGATATGTTCTGCTTATTAAAAAAACCTGAACAGAATAAAAAACCGGGGGTAAGCTTGTAAGGATACAATTGGCTTTTTTAACAGGCTTGTGAGTATCAGCGGCATGGTGGCCGCAGCAATGCTGCACCCCTGAAAGCTGAACACTTTGGGAAGTGGTTTCATCATGGTCAGGGCATGAGAGATGATGTTCATGGGGAATAATGTTGTGTATCAGCAACGACATGACAGGTATTGCCAATACTAAAAACGTTATTTCCCTGAATTTTTTCATGCGAAACTATTTCTTGCAAAAATAAGGCAGTTTTGTAATTTTCAACATTCAGCCCTCAGAGAGAGATGCTTTCTGTCCGTTGAAAAGAAAAATCATACTTTTGCAGCATGCAATAAGCCGCTAAATCTCACGTTTTCCATTGGCACTGATGAAATCATATATATCTTTTAACCTGCACTTTTTCAGAAAGGATATTTTTTTTATCCTGATGATGCTCATACCCGTCAGCGGGTTCAGCCAACCTACAGCAGTTGTTAAAGGTATTGTCAGGGATCTGGAGGGAAAGCCGGTTGAATTTGTCAATGTTTCGATTGAAGGGTCAAAAACAGGTACAACCACCAATCAGAGCGGGTTTTATCAGCTACAGATAGCTGCAAATAAAGAAACGGTGCTGATATTTTCATACATTGGCAAGGTCAGCAGGGAAAAAATTCCGCCCTTATTGGCCGGTCAGGTATTTGAAAAGAATGTAGTTATTGATGTCAGAATCACCCTAAAGACCTTTGATGTTGAAGCTCAAACCTTTAAAGAATCCGGGAAAACGCCCATTCAAAAGGTAGATACCCGAGCGTTGGATGTGTTGCCGGCCACTTCGGAACGAGTGATTGCCCTTATCAAGACACTTCCCGGAGTTTCCAGTAATTCGGAATTAAGTTCCTCCTATTCAGTCAGAGGCGGCAACTATGATGAAAACCTTGTGTATATCAACGACATAGAGATTTACAGACCCTTTCTGATTCGTTCAGGTCAACAGGAAGGATTACCCATTATCAATTCCAGTCTGGTGGAGTCAATCCGTTTTTCTGCCGGAGGATTTGAAGCAAAATATGGGGACAAACTTTCGTCAGTGCTGGATATTACCTATAAAAACCCGCGTAGTTTCAACGCTGATTTTTCTGCAAGCCTGCTCGGAGCTTCCGTTCATGCAGAAGGAAGATCGGAAAACACCCTTTTCAGTTACCTCATAGGCGGCAGATGGAGGACTAACCGCTATCTGCTGAACTCCCTGGATGTGAAAGGCAACTACAACACCTCTTTTGCAGATTATCAGTCATATTTCAACTGGTATCTAAGTCCTGAATGGAAAATAGGCCTTTTCTCCTATGCAGGCAGAAATTTTTATAACCTTATCCCTGAAAATCAAAGCACTTCATACGGGACGCATCAACTGGTTCTGCGGCTGGATGTTTATTTTGAAGGTCAGGAAATCACCTCTTACAAAAGCTTTCTCAACGCCCTTGATCTTTCCTGCAATAAAAAAGACAGCACTTTTTTAAAGTTTATTTTTTCAGTATTCAATACCGTTGAAACGGAATACTATGATGTACTCGGAGAATACTGGCTTCGTCAGATAGAAACAAACCCGGCCAGCGAACAGTTTGGCGACCCTAAACTAAATCTGGGCGTGGGCGCCTTCCTTAATCATGCCCGTAACAGGCTTTTTGCTGATGTATATTCATTTCAGTTTAAAGGAAGAAGAATCTTTAAAAACAATGAATTTCAATATGGTACAAACAGTCAGGTTGAGATCATTGAAGATAAACTGAGAGAATGGCGGCTGCTTGATTCAGCAGGATACAGCATCCCGCTTAATCCCGATGAACTGACACTTGAGAGGTTTCTCCATACAAAGGTTCAACTCAGTTCATTCCGTCAAACTGCCTATTTTCAAAACACTTTTACACTCAGTGATTCAAACAGGGCTTACCTCACAGCCGGAATACGCTCTTCGTGGTGGAGTTATAACAATGAGCTGATTATCACACCAAGAATTCAGTTTGTGATAGAGCCTTTCCACAAAAAAAACCTTAGAATCATTGAAGGGAAAAGTGCTGACACTGCTTTAAAACCTAATTTTCAGATAAAGGCCTCTGCAGGAATGTATTACCAGCCGCCTTTTTACCGTGAACTCCGCAGTACCGAAGGCATACTCAATCCTGAAATACGTTCCCAGAAATCATATCAATTTTTGCTTGGAACCGATTATTATTTCAGGGTTTTTGACAAAACTTTCAAATGGTACACCGAAATTTATTATAAATACCTGACCGACATTATTCCTTATGATGTGGATGATATCAGGGTCAGATATTATGCCAGAAACAATGCCACAGGCTATTCGGCAGGCATCGACCTGCAGCTGTATGGTGAACTGGTTGGGAATCTGCCCAGCTGGTTAAGCATGTCGGTCATGTCAACCAAAGAAGACCTGGATGATGATTACACTTTGATATATGATTCAATATCAGGGAAATACCTGCGTACTGAGCAAGGCCTGATTCCACGACCTACCGATCAGAGATTTATGGCTTCCTTACTTTTTCAGGACTTTTTCCCAAAAATCAGAACCTCCAGAGTTCATCTGAACCTGATTTACGGGACACCTCTTCCGTTCGGCCCCCCGCAGTTCCCCAACCTCCGCAACAAATACAGGATGAGAGCTTACCGCAGGGTGGACATCGGCTTTTCTCAATTACTCGTTTCAAATAAGGAAAACTATAAAAGCCGCATCAGATTTCTCAACAACTTTGACGAACTTTGGGTTAGTGCTGAGGTTTTCAATCTTTTCGGCATTCAGAATGTCATTTCCTATCTTTGGGTAAAAGATGTCAACAACAATTTCTGGGGAGTGCCAAGTTATCTGACTGCGAGAAGATTAAATGTAAGTATCACAGCTAAATTCTGATAAATTGTCTTCAAAAAACAAAATCAGGATTTTATCACTTGCTCTGATTGGTTTTGGGGCAGCAGCAGGTATTTTTTCACGTCAATCCGGGAATGAACTTCCTGGCTTCATCGCACTGTATGCCGGTGATACATTCTGGGCTTTTTCAGCTTTTTTTCTGATCAAATTCTTTATTCCTGCTCTAAACCCTGTCCAAAATTCATTATCTGCTTTACTTTTCAGCTTTTTCATTGAAATAACCCAATTAATTCATTTCCCTGCACTCGATCAAATTCGCTCAACTTTTGCCGGTGGACTGGCTTTGGGTTTTGGCTTTCACTGGCAGGACATGATATGCTATGTAGCAGGTGTATTACTGGCATCAATCTGTAATCTTTTGATATTCAACAAACTAAAATGATAAATTATCATCATACAGGCGTTATCCATGTTTATGACATTAATTTAACTTTGCAGGTAGATGAAAGTAGCCATTATAGGAGACGGAAGCTGGGGAACAGCACTTACCAAAACACTTTTTGACAAGAAAGAAGTGGAGCTTTACTGGTGGATACGCCAGCAAAAAACCTATGAATACATTGTCAGATACGGAAGAAATCCCCGTTATCTTCGTTCGGTTGATATTGACCTGAAACCCAGATTTTTAAGCACAGATATTAAGTATGTTGCCGAAAATGCTGAGATTGTTTTCATTGCTATCCCTTCCCTCTTTATCCGGCAAAATCTTTCATTGCTGCAGGCATCTGATTTCGAGGGGAAAGTAATTGTATCCACTACCAAAGGCATACTGACGCATAAAAACATGCTGGTTTCGGAATACATGAAAGCACATTTTGCAGTTCCACCGGAAAAATATGTTTTTCTCACCGGTCCTTCCCATGCCGAAGAAGTTGTGAATCAGATGAATACTTAC encodes the following:
- a CDS encoding TonB-dependent receptor, whose translation is MNQLKLSAQNTYIFGQIKGSTSDGKTEVLSGANVYWAEVLKGTVSDKNGNFKLSRVAESNHLVISYIGYKTDTVLVADGQTLVNVTLESTIELGEVKISEKRGSSYFSKSSVQSTQIITQSELKKAACCNLSESFETNASVDVSFADALTGAKQIELLGLTGVYTQMQMENIPSLRGLGSIFGLSYVPGPWLESIQISKGTASVKNGFESVAGQINYEYRKPDTSERFYLNVFGSSLGRLEANAYSAHKLNKKLSTMVFLHGNYFNTTLDRNNDGFFDYPLSRQYMLLNRWKLTLPNYEGQAGIYFTEEVKNGGQLVFNKATDKGTTNAYGLEINTRRLEGFYKGGFISKYKESTSTALLASVSHHQQNSFFGLNDFNAVQNSFYFNLIHQTYLFNTRHGIVAGASFIYDDYDMMFNQQDLGRKEIVPGVFTEYTYNSLGKLILIAGLRDDYHLKYGNLLTPRLHLRYKFNDVFTLRASAGKGYRFPNVIAENTMLLVTSKTIIFEEEPGLEEAWNYGAFLSAEKKIAGRPFHLNLDFYRTDFINQVIVDMDLCSDLIHIYNLAGKSYSNSAQAELTFEPFERFHVLLAYRLNDVKTTYFGILKEKLMSKKSKGILNLAYSTPWDKWKFDFTVQYNGKSRLPQLIENDQVVQEYSPGFFIVNAQVSKNFKNFELYLGGENLTDFVQDKLILGYENPFQNEFDASRVWGPVLGRRIYAGLRLTFK
- a CDS encoding TonB-dependent receptor; this encodes MKSYISFNLHFFRKDIFFILMMLIPVSGFSQPTAVVKGIVRDLEGKPVEFVNVSIEGSKTGTTTNQSGFYQLQIAANKETVLIFSYIGKVSREKIPPLLAGQVFEKNVVIDVRITLKTFDVEAQTFKESGKTPIQKVDTRALDVLPATSERVIALIKTLPGVSSNSELSSSYSVRGGNYDENLVYINDIEIYRPFLIRSGQQEGLPIINSSLVESIRFSAGGFEAKYGDKLSSVLDITYKNPRSFNADFSASLLGASVHAEGRSENTLFSYLIGGRWRTNRYLLNSLDVKGNYNTSFADYQSYFNWYLSPEWKIGLFSYAGRNFYNLIPENQSTSYGTHQLVLRLDVYFEGQEITSYKSFLNALDLSCNKKDSTFLKFIFSVFNTVETEYYDVLGEYWLRQIETNPASEQFGDPKLNLGVGAFLNHARNRLFADVYSFQFKGRRIFKNNEFQYGTNSQVEIIEDKLREWRLLDSAGYSIPLNPDELTLERFLHTKVQLSSFRQTAYFQNTFTLSDSNRAYLTAGIRSSWWSYNNELIITPRIQFVIEPFHKKNLRIIEGKSADTALKPNFQIKASAGMYYQPPFYRELRSTEGILNPEIRSQKSYQFLLGTDYYFRVFDKTFKWYTEIYYKYLTDIIPYDVDDIRVRYYARNNATGYSAGIDLQLYGELVGNLPSWLSMSVMSTKEDLDDDYTLIYDSISGKYLRTEQGLIPRPTDQRFMASLLFQDFFPKIRTSRVHLNLIYGTPLPFGPPQFPNLRNKYRMRAYRRVDIGFSQLLVSNKENYKSRIRFLNNFDELWVSAEVFNLFGIQNVISYLWVKDVNNNFWGVPSYLTARRLNVSITAKF
- a CDS encoding DUF2809 domain-containing protein is translated as MSSKNKIRILSLALIGFGAAAGIFSRQSGNELPGFIALYAGDTFWAFSAFFLIKFFIPALNPVQNSLSALLFSFFIEITQLIHFPALDQIRSTFAGGLALGFGFHWQDMICYVAGVLLASICNLLIFNKLK